The Anolis carolinensis isolate JA03-04 chromosome 2, rAnoCar3.1.pri, whole genome shotgun sequence genome has a window encoding:
- the LOC103277987 gene encoding uncharacterized protein LOC103277987, which translates to MAAVRKTRRKSRLLRKRKQTIRKRRMQLLRRRKLAMRRRKMQLARRRKLAIRKKKMQKKHQQKSRKLMVKRGIPGRKMKSPPKKAPKQAPKQALKQDPKKVMKRTGDEFVSKVLRQLHRDKIPISTKAKGKMISFIRKFANNVATKARSCKKVQLTNTIGTKDLQKVLKRMINNEQGAELVQTNQKSSHRH; encoded by the coding sequence ATGGCTGCTGTGCGTAAAACAAGGAGGAAGAGCCGACTTCTCCGAAAAAGGAAGCAGACAATACGTAAGAGAAGGATGCAGCTTCTCAGGAGAAGGAAGCTGGCAATGCGAAGGAGAAAAATGCAACTTGCCAGAAGAAGGAAGCTGGCAATacgtaaaaaaaaaatgcagaagaAACACCAGCAAAAGAGCCGAAAGTTAATGGTGAAACGAGGGATCCCAGGACGGAAGATGAAGAGCCCACCCAAAAAGGCTCCCAAGCAGGCTCCCAAGCAGGCTCTGAAGCAGGATCCCAAGAAGGTTATGAAGCGCACCGGCGACGAGTTTGTGTCTAAAGTGCTGCGCCAACTGCACCGGGATAAGATTCCCATATCAACCaaggccaagggcaagatgattTCCTTCATACGGAAGTTTGCCAACAACGTGGCTACCAAGGCCAGGTCTTGCAAGAAGGTCCAGCTTACTAATACCATTGGCACTAAGGACTTACAGAAAGTCCTGAAGCGAATGATTAACAATGAGCAAGGCGCGGAATTGGTTCAGACCAACCAAAAATCCTCACATCGCCACTAG